One region of Ardenticatena maritima genomic DNA includes:
- a CDS encoding class II fumarate hydratase, protein MTEYRIERDSLGEVRVPANALYGAQTQRAVENFPISGIRFPRVFIRALGLIKGAAAAVNYDLGLLDEERAKAIQQAAQEVAEGRWDEHFPIDIFQTGSGTSTNMNANEVIANRATQILGHEMGSKYVHPNDHVNMGQSSNDVIPTAIHVSAYLEVHEILLPGLRHLQSTLEKRAAELDDVVKTGRTHLMDAMPVRMSQEIGGWAYQVQQSIERIEQCLPRLAKLAIGGTAVGTGINAHPEFGARVAAKLAEMTGLPFVETDNHFAAQSAMDTATELSSHLKTAATALMKIANDLRWMNSGPIAGLAEITLPALQPGSSIMPGKINPVIPEAMMMVAAQVIGNDITIAIGNERGNFQLNVMLPVIAHNLLQSITILGNAARVLADKAVAGFTVNRERITSLVDRNPILVTALNPVIGYDLAAKIAKKAYAEGRSLKEVALEMTDLTPEQLEEILDPRKLTEGGIHK, encoded by the coding sequence ATGACGGAATATCGCATTGAACGCGATTCGCTTGGTGAAGTTCGTGTTCCAGCCAACGCCCTCTACGGGGCGCAAACGCAACGCGCTGTTGAAAACTTCCCGATTAGCGGCATCCGCTTCCCGCGTGTCTTCATTCGCGCCCTCGGTCTTATCAAAGGCGCTGCCGCCGCCGTCAACTACGACCTCGGCTTGCTAGATGAAGAACGCGCCAAAGCCATCCAACAAGCCGCCCAGGAAGTTGCCGAAGGGCGCTGGGATGAACACTTCCCCATTGACATCTTCCAAACGGGGTCTGGTACATCCACCAACATGAACGCCAACGAAGTCATCGCCAATCGTGCCACGCAAATTCTGGGGCACGAGATGGGCAGCAAATACGTGCACCCCAACGACCACGTGAACATGGGGCAATCGTCCAACGACGTTATTCCCACCGCCATCCATGTCAGCGCCTACCTCGAAGTGCATGAAATCTTGCTTCCTGGTTTGCGCCACTTGCAAAGCACGCTCGAAAAACGGGCGGCTGAACTCGACGACGTGGTCAAAACGGGGCGCACCCACCTCATGGACGCCATGCCGGTGCGCATGAGCCAGGAAATCGGCGGCTGGGCGTACCAAGTTCAGCAATCCATCGAGCGCATCGAACAATGCCTGCCGCGCCTCGCCAAACTCGCCATCGGCGGTACCGCCGTCGGCACCGGCATCAACGCCCACCCCGAATTTGGGGCGCGTGTGGCGGCAAAACTCGCCGAAATGACCGGTTTGCCCTTCGTCGAAACCGACAACCACTTCGCCGCCCAATCAGCCATGGACACCGCTACTGAACTCAGCAGCCATCTCAAAACCGCCGCCACGGCGCTCATGAAAATCGCCAACGACCTGCGCTGGATGAACAGCGGCCCCATCGCCGGCCTGGCGGAAATCACCCTGCCCGCCTTGCAACCGGGTTCCAGCATCATGCCGGGCAAAATCAACCCCGTGATTCCCGAAGCGATGATGATGGTCGCCGCGCAAGTCATCGGCAACGACATCACAATCGCCATCGGCAATGAGCGCGGCAACTTCCAGTTGAACGTTATGCTGCCGGTCATCGCGCACAACCTGTTGCAATCCATCACCATCCTGGGCAACGCGGCGCGCGTGCTCGCCGACAAAGCCGTGGCGGGCTTCACCGTCAACCGTGAGCGTATCACCAGCCTGGTTGACCGCAACCCCATTCTGGTGACGGCGCTCAACCCCGTCATCGGCTACGACCTCGCCGCCAAGATTGCCAAGAAAGCCTACGCCGAAGGGCGCAGTTTGAAGGAAGTGGCGCTCGAAATGACCGACCTGACGCCCGAGCAACTTGAAGAAATCCTCGACCCGCGTAAACTGACCGAAGGTGGCATTCACAAGTAA
- a CDS encoding HD domain-containing protein → MKVERRQITLDEVRRDPQVQAYIHQANENLKALGYTEHGTRHASLVAHIAGNILEHLGYPRRTVELAEIAAYLHDIGNVVHREHHAMSGALIAQDMLARLGMPWDEIALIINAIGNHEEERGFTSTPISAALVIADKADVHRSRVQQPDPAKHDIHDRVNFAVNHSFVRVDAEKRTIALELTIDTTIASVMEYFEIFLSRMLMCRQAAETLDCRFELIVNDVRLY, encoded by the coding sequence ATGAAAGTGGAACGGAGACAGATTACCCTTGACGAGGTGCGGCGTGACCCACAGGTGCAAGCCTACATTCACCAGGCGAATGAGAACCTGAAAGCCCTGGGCTATACCGAACACGGCACACGCCACGCCTCGCTGGTCGCCCACATTGCGGGCAACATTCTTGAACACCTCGGGTATCCGCGCCGCACGGTCGAACTCGCCGAAATCGCCGCCTATCTTCACGACATCGGGAACGTCGTCCATCGCGAACACCATGCCATGAGTGGGGCGCTCATCGCGCAGGATATGCTGGCGCGGCTGGGCATGCCGTGGGACGAAATCGCGCTGATTATCAACGCGATTGGCAACCACGAAGAGGAGCGCGGTTTTACGTCCACACCCATCAGCGCCGCGCTGGTCATCGCCGACAAAGCCGATGTGCACCGGAGCCGCGTCCAGCAACCCGACCCCGCCAAGCACGATATTCACGACCGTGTGAACTTCGCCGTCAACCATTCGTTCGTCCGTGTGGATGCGGAAAAGCGCACGATTGCCCTGGAATTGACGATTGACACCACCATCGCTTCCGTCATGGAGTACTTTGAGATTTTTCTGAGCCGTATGTTGATGTGCCGCCAGGCGGCGGAGACGTTGGACTGCCGTTTTGAACTTATCGTCAATGATGTGCGTCTTTACTAA
- a CDS encoding MgtC/SapB family protein, whose amino-acid sequence MVQEWLALIPNIDLWSRFALALALGALVGLEREYAQQHVAPAPASFAGIRTFPLIALLGALSAFTADLFDMPSFFAVGFGGLAVLVGVSYVRRLGDERGEGITTEVAILLTFLFGGLTYREQGEIASALTVIMTMLLSLRRSLHDLARNLTRDDLLATLQFALITVVILPLLPNRALDPFGVLNPYRIWLLVVFISGLSFGGYVAIKLFGAGRALWLMGLLGGIVSSTATTLTFAGRSHDNPALSPAFASAILLASTVVFPRTLILLALIAPELFWLSLPFLGSLFIVGLLTSFALMFWYRPGKEERQLQLQNPLNLIDAVKFAAMFTAVLFLVDVSETYFGNAGLYITSIIAGFTSTSATVLSLANLASLGNIPASTALIAILLAILSNILSKAFLAASLGARAMRRPVLLGFGIFFIANVIALASALSLAR is encoded by the coding sequence ATGGTTCAGGAGTGGCTGGCACTCATCCCGAATATTGATTTGTGGTCGCGCTTTGCGCTGGCGCTGGCGTTGGGGGCGCTGGTGGGCTTGGAGCGCGAGTATGCCCAGCAACACGTCGCTCCTGCGCCGGCTTCATTCGCCGGCATTCGCACCTTCCCCCTCATCGCTCTGCTGGGCGCGCTGAGCGCTTTCACCGCCGACTTGTTCGACATGCCCTCGTTCTTTGCCGTGGGGTTTGGGGGGCTGGCGGTGCTGGTGGGCGTATCGTATGTGCGCCGCCTGGGCGATGAACGTGGTGAAGGCATCACAACCGAAGTCGCTATCTTGCTGACCTTCCTTTTTGGCGGGTTGACATACCGCGAGCAGGGTGAAATTGCCAGCGCCCTCACCGTGATCATGACCATGCTCCTTTCACTGCGGCGCAGCCTGCACGACCTGGCACGCAACCTGACCCGCGACGACTTGCTGGCCACCTTGCAATTTGCCCTCATCACCGTGGTGATTTTGCCCTTGTTGCCCAATCGGGCGCTTGACCCTTTCGGCGTGCTCAACCCCTACCGCATTTGGCTGCTCGTGGTCTTCATCTCCGGGTTGAGTTTCGGCGGCTACGTCGCCATCAAACTGTTCGGCGCGGGGCGGGCGCTCTGGCTGATGGGGTTGCTGGGGGGCATCGTTTCCAGCACTGCCACCACGCTGACTTTTGCCGGGCGCAGCCATGACAACCCGGCGCTTTCGCCGGCGTTTGCCAGCGCCATTTTGCTGGCTTCGACCGTGGTTTTCCCGCGCACACTGATTTTGCTGGCGCTCATCGCCCCTGAGTTGTTTTGGTTGAGCCTGCCTTTTTTGGGGAGTTTGTTTATCGTTGGCTTGCTCACCAGTTTTGCGCTCATGTTCTGGTATCGTCCCGGCAAAGAAGAGCGCCAACTGCAATTGCAAAACCCGCTGAACCTGATAGACGCCGTCAAATTTGCCGCCATGTTCACGGCGGTGCTCTTTCTTGTTGATGTCAGCGAGACCTATTTTGGCAATGCGGGGTTGTACATCACCAGCATCATCGCCGGCTTCACCAGCACCAGCGCCACGGTGCTTTCACTGGCAAACCTGGCGTCGCTGGGGAACATTCCAGCCAGCACCGCCCTCATTGCCATTCTGCTCGCCATCCTCTCCAACATTCTCTCGAAAGCCTTTTTGGCGGCTTCATTGGGGGCGCGTGCCATGCGCCGCCCGGTGTTGCTGGGGTTTGGCATCTTCTTCATCGCCAACGTCATCGCGCTGGCGAGCGCGCTCAGCCTTGCCCGCTAA
- a CDS encoding YdcF family protein → MRTLIRRIWNVFAILGMTVTLYFLLLIVLIYLQARHDELRPADAIVVLGTAQYNGKPSPVLSARLDHAADLYHRGIAPIIITTGGHGPDPLYTEAGVGKVYLIEQGIPESAILTEERGETSWESMVEVQRLANAHQIRRIVLVSDPFHVLRLKLMARHLGLEAVGSPTRTSPISDQPLVEFAYVVREALGITHHEMQQLLLSLTTWSPKAPSADFSHQ, encoded by the coding sequence ATGCGCACACTCATTCGCCGCATTTGGAACGTGTTTGCCATCCTGGGTATGACAGTCACGCTCTATTTTCTTCTGCTCATTGTGCTCATCTATCTGCAAGCCCGCCATGACGAATTGCGCCCCGCCGATGCGATTGTCGTCCTCGGCACAGCGCAGTATAACGGCAAACCGTCCCCGGTATTGAGCGCCCGCCTCGACCACGCCGCCGACCTCTACCATCGCGGTATTGCGCCCATCATCATCACCACGGGCGGGCATGGTCCCGACCCGCTCTACACGGAAGCCGGTGTTGGCAAAGTCTATCTCATCGAACAGGGTATCCCCGAAAGCGCAATCCTGACCGAAGAGCGCGGAGAAACCAGTTGGGAAAGCATGGTCGAAGTCCAACGCCTGGCAAACGCCCACCAGATACGCCGGATTGTGCTCGTCAGCGACCCCTTCCACGTCCTGCGGCTCAAACTCATGGCGCGCCACCTTGGGCTCGAAGCGGTGGGCTCCCCCACACGCACCTCTCCCATCTCCGACCAGCCGCTTGTGGAGTTTGCCTACGTTGTGCGCGAAGCCCTGGGCATTACACACCACGAAATGCAACAACTCTTGCTTTCGCTCACCACGTGGTCGCCAAAAGCACCTTCCGCCGATTTTTCTCACCAATGA
- the ftsH gene encoding ATP-dependent zinc metalloprotease FtsH, with the protein MNSKFLRSGLFWLLIIVIGIAVFMNFGTARSTQSPDSIQQLALEIKAGRIRDITVRGDTITAERYDGTRLITRKGSNVTAVEALKNLGVTEEELQSLEAFIVQDDSQLRGLGFLLSSALPLLLFGGLLIFMLRQAQGSNNQAMSFGKSRARMFTGDKPTVTFNDVAGADEAKEELKEVVEFLREPSKFAALGARIPKGVLMVGPPGTGKTLMARAVAGEAGVPFFSISGSEFVEMFVGVGASRVRDLFEQAKRNSPCIIFIDEIDAVGRQRGAGLGGSHDEREQTLNQILVEMDGFDTDTNVIVIAATNRPDILDPALLRPGRFDRRVVLDRPDVRGRRAILGVHVRGKPLASDVDLDAIARGTPGFTGADLENLVNEAAILAARRKKRVIGMAEFNEAIERVVMGPERRSRLLSEEERRLTAYHEAGHAVVMYHMPHADQVHKITIIPRGRAGGYTWYMPEEERTLYSYSQFLDRMASMLGGRAAEEIVFGDVSTGASNDLKQVTELARAMVTRYGMSERLGPLQYGEREEMVFLGREITEHRNYSEKVAREIDAEVKRLVTEAYERALQVLREHRDQLEAVAQRLLEVETLEREEFEELMVRTSMTDLALDEEEAPQGSDEEAQEDAEA; encoded by the coding sequence ATGAATTCCAAGTTTTTACGGAGCGGATTGTTCTGGTTGCTCATCATCGTGATAGGTATTGCCGTCTTCATGAACTTTGGGACGGCGCGTTCCACGCAGTCGCCCGACAGTATCCAGCAGTTGGCGCTGGAAATCAAGGCGGGGCGCATCCGCGATATTACGGTGCGCGGCGATACCATTACGGCTGAACGGTATGACGGTACGCGCTTGATCACGCGCAAGGGAAGCAATGTGACGGCGGTTGAGGCGCTGAAAAACCTTGGTGTGACTGAGGAAGAGTTGCAATCGCTGGAAGCCTTCATTGTTCAAGATGATTCCCAGTTGCGCGGTTTGGGGTTCTTGCTGAGCAGTGCCCTGCCGTTGTTGCTTTTTGGTGGCTTGTTGATTTTCATGCTGCGCCAGGCACAGGGCTCGAACAATCAGGCGATGTCCTTTGGCAAAAGCCGTGCGCGCATGTTCACGGGCGACAAGCCGACGGTGACGTTCAATGATGTTGCCGGGGCGGACGAAGCCAAGGAAGAGTTGAAAGAGGTTGTGGAGTTCTTGCGTGAGCCGTCCAAGTTTGCTGCGTTGGGGGCGCGTATTCCCAAAGGTGTGCTGATGGTCGGGCCGCCGGGGACCGGCAAGACGTTGATGGCGCGCGCCGTCGCTGGCGAGGCCGGTGTGCCTTTCTTCAGCATCTCCGGGAGTGAGTTCGTGGAAATGTTCGTGGGCGTTGGCGCAAGCCGCGTGCGTGACCTGTTTGAGCAGGCGAAGCGCAACAGCCCCTGCATCATTTTCATTGACGAGATTGACGCGGTTGGCCGCCAGCGTGGCGCCGGCTTGGGCGGAAGCCATGATGAGCGTGAGCAGACGCTCAACCAGATTCTGGTGGAGATGGACGGCTTCGACACCGACACCAATGTGATTGTGATTGCCGCCACCAACCGCCCCGACATTCTCGACCCGGCGTTGTTGCGCCCCGGTCGTTTCGACCGCCGCGTTGTGCTGGACCGCCCCGATGTGCGCGGTCGCCGTGCCATTCTGGGCGTGCATGTGCGCGGGAAGCCCCTGGCGTCTGATGTGGATTTGGACGCTATCGCGCGCGGGACGCCGGGCTTCACAGGGGCGGATTTGGAGAACCTGGTGAACGAAGCGGCGATTTTGGCGGCGCGGCGCAAGAAACGTGTGATTGGCATGGCGGAGTTCAACGAGGCGATTGAGCGCGTCGTCATGGGACCGGAGCGCCGCAGCCGCTTGCTGAGTGAGGAAGAGCGCCGCCTGACGGCGTATCACGAAGCGGGACATGCGGTTGTGATGTACCACATGCCGCACGCCGACCAGGTGCACAAGATTACGATTATTCCACGTGGGCGTGCAGGCGGGTATACGTGGTACATGCCCGAAGAAGAGCGCACGTTGTACAGTTATTCGCAATTTTTGGACCGCATGGCGAGTATGTTGGGGGGGCGTGCCGCTGAGGAAATCGTGTTTGGCGATGTCTCGACGGGCGCGAGCAACGACCTCAAACAGGTGACGGAGCTGGCGCGCGCGATGGTCACACGCTACGGCATGAGCGAGCGTTTGGGACCGTTGCAGTATGGCGAACGCGAAGAGATGGTCTTTTTGGGGCGTGAGATTACCGAGCATCGCAATTACAGCGAAAAAGTGGCGCGCGAAATTGACGCCGAGGTGAAGCGGCTGGTGACCGAAGCCTACGAGCGGGCGTTGCAGGTGTTGCGCGAACACCGCGACCAATTGGAAGCGGTGGCGCAGCGTTTGCTGGAAGTGGAAACGCTGGAACGCGAAGAGTTTGAAGAGTTGATGGTGCGCACCAGCATGACCGACCTGGCGTTGGACGAAGAAGAAGCGCCGCAGGGTTCAGATGAAGAGGCGCAAGAGGACGCTGAAGCGTAG
- a CDS encoding homoserine kinase, which translates to MPERVTVFAPATIANVGPGFDVLGIAVQGLGDTVTATRRTTPGVVIEAIEGDNGRLPRDAHRNTAGVAAQAVLRLAQREATGVALTIRKGLPLGSGLGSSAASAAAAAWATNLLLGEPLSRHEVLLACLEAEAAVSGWHADNVGPALFGGAFIVRTYEPLDVVTLPLPDSLVIVLVTPDYELPTAEARTVVPQTISLAQHIVNSGNLAALIAGLCRGDATLVGRAVNDVIVEPSRAHLIPGFGAVKAAALAAGAFGCSISGAGPTLFAFTDTIQQGATIAAAMQAAFAEHGISSRALVTNGCNEGACVVERP; encoded by the coding sequence ATGCCTGAGCGCGTGACAGTCTTTGCCCCCGCCACAATCGCCAATGTGGGACCTGGTTTTGACGTGCTGGGCATTGCCGTGCAGGGGCTCGGCGATACCGTCACGGCCACACGCCGCACAACACCGGGTGTGGTCATCGAAGCCATCGAAGGCGACAACGGCCGCTTGCCGCGCGACGCGCACCGCAACACCGCCGGCGTCGCCGCCCAAGCCGTGCTCCGCCTGGCGCAGCGTGAGGCGACCGGCGTGGCGCTCACCATTCGCAAAGGGCTGCCGCTTGGCAGTGGTCTTGGGTCCAGCGCAGCCAGCGCCGCAGCCGCTGCCTGGGCAACCAACCTGCTGTTGGGCGAACCCCTCTCGCGCCATGAGGTGTTGCTGGCGTGCCTGGAAGCCGAAGCCGCTGTGAGCGGCTGGCATGCCGACAACGTCGGTCCCGCGCTGTTTGGAGGCGCGTTCATTGTGCGCACCTATGAACCGCTTGACGTGGTGACGCTGCCGCTCCCGGACTCGCTGGTCATCGTCCTCGTCACCCCCGACTACGAACTCCCAACCGCGGAAGCCCGCACCGTTGTGCCGCAAACCATTTCACTGGCGCAACACATCGTCAACAGCGGCAACCTTGCGGCGCTCATCGCCGGCCTCTGCCGCGGCGACGCCACGCTTGTGGGACGCGCCGTCAACGACGTGATTGTCGAACCATCGCGCGCCCACCTCATACCGGGCTTTGGCGCCGTCAAAGCCGCGGCGCTCGCGGCGGGCGCGTTTGGGTGCTCCATCAGCGGCGCGGGACCAACGCTGTTTGCCTTCACCGATACGATTCAGCAGGGAGCCACCATTGCCGCCGCCATGCAAGCCGCATTTGCCGAACATGGCATTTCCAGCCGGGCGCTGGTTACAAACGGCTGCAACGAAGGCGCCTGTGTGGTCGAACGCCCATAA
- a CDS encoding fumarylacetoacetate hydrolase family protein — protein MRIARIHHPQFTGYALVEGEEVRPILGDLFGAWAPAAVTFSLESVRLLAPVQPSKIICVGRNYAAHAAEHGAEVPKEPLFFMKPPSAVIGPDDAIHLPPLSEQVEHEAELAVVIGRRARHLTRENAMSVVFGYTCANDVTARDLQRRDGQWTRAKGFDTFAPLGPWIETDLDPTTCEVVCRVNGAVRQHGYTRDMVFDIPHLLVAITAVMTLEPGDVLLTGTPEGVSPITAGDVVEVEVSGIGLLRNRVQA, from the coding sequence ATGCGCATTGCACGCATTCACCATCCCCAGTTCACCGGTTATGCTCTTGTGGAAGGCGAAGAGGTGCGCCCCATCCTTGGCGACCTTTTCGGCGCGTGGGCACCCGCCGCCGTCACCTTCTCGCTCGAAAGCGTGCGCCTGCTGGCGCCCGTGCAACCCAGCAAAATCATCTGCGTGGGGCGCAACTACGCCGCCCACGCCGCAGAACATGGCGCCGAAGTGCCCAAAGAGCCGCTCTTCTTCATGAAACCGCCCAGCGCCGTCATCGGTCCCGACGACGCCATTCACCTGCCCCCGCTGAGCGAGCAAGTGGAGCACGAAGCCGAACTCGCTGTGGTGATTGGGCGGCGCGCTCGCCATCTCACGCGCGAAAACGCCATGTCGGTGGTGTTTGGCTACACCTGCGCCAACGACGTCACCGCCCGCGACTTGCAACGGCGCGACGGACAATGGACGCGCGCCAAGGGATTCGACACGTTCGCCCCATTGGGTCCCTGGATTGAGACCGACCTCGACCCAACCACCTGCGAGGTGGTCTGCCGCGTCAATGGCGCTGTACGCCAACACGGCTACACGCGCGACATGGTCTTTGACATTCCCCACCTGCTGGTTGCCATCACTGCCGTGATGACGCTGGAGCCGGGCGATGTGCTGCTCACAGGCACGCCCGAAGGCGTCAGCCCCATCACAGCGGGTGATGTGGTTGAAGTGGAAGTGAGCGGCATTGGTCTGCTGCGCAACCGCGTGCAAGCGTGA
- the pckA gene encoding phosphoenolpyruvate carboxykinase (ATP), with the protein MATLEKQREGVASQYGLEEHGLELAPSIYWNLPPARLYEEALKRGEGVLAAPGTFTAITAPHTGRSPKDRFVVREPSTEQEIWWGNVNVPIEPHFFDALYADITAYLRERDLFVRDMYAGADPEYRINVRLISESAWHNLFAHNMFVRPTIHELPNIKPDWTILHAPHFKADPARHGTRTETAIVLNFARKMVLIAGTKYAGEIKKSIFAVMNFWLPSVGVLPMHCSANLGENGDTALFFGLSGTGKTTLSSDPTRYLIGDDEHGWSPKGVFNFEGGCYAKVIRLSPTGEPEIYAATLQYGSIMENVVLDPITREPLFDDDSITENTRSSYPLTAVPKHVPGGQGRHPEHIFFLSADAFGVLPPIARLTPEQAMYYFISGYTAKVAGTERGITEPQATFSECFGAPFLPRNPTVYAKMLGELMTKHNAKVWLVNTGWTGGPYGVGRRMKLDYTRAMVRAALNNRLNDVETVEDPIFGLHIPVSVPDVPDEVLVPRNTWADKEAYDAKARELARLFRENFKKYEAEVDEAVLAAGPKSA; encoded by the coding sequence ATGGCAACCCTTGAAAAGCAACGTGAAGGCGTCGCCAGTCAGTACGGTTTGGAAGAACACGGGCTGGAACTCGCCCCGTCCATTTATTGGAACTTGCCGCCCGCCCGCCTGTATGAAGAAGCGCTGAAACGGGGAGAAGGCGTGTTGGCGGCGCCGGGCACGTTCACGGCGATTACGGCGCCCCACACTGGCCGCTCGCCCAAGGATCGCTTTGTGGTGCGCGAACCGTCGACCGAGCAGGAAATTTGGTGGGGGAATGTCAACGTCCCCATCGAACCGCACTTCTTCGATGCGCTCTACGCCGACATCACGGCATATTTGCGCGAGCGCGACCTGTTTGTGCGCGACATGTACGCCGGCGCCGACCCCGAATATCGCATCAATGTGCGCCTCATCTCCGAATCGGCGTGGCACAACCTGTTTGCCCACAACATGTTCGTGCGCCCCACCATCCACGAACTGCCCAACATCAAGCCGGATTGGACGATTTTGCACGCGCCCCACTTCAAAGCCGACCCGGCGCGCCACGGCACACGCACAGAAACGGCCATTGTGCTGAACTTTGCGCGCAAAATGGTCTTGATCGCGGGTACGAAGTACGCCGGTGAAATCAAGAAGTCCATCTTCGCGGTGATGAACTTCTGGCTGCCGAGCGTGGGAGTGTTGCCCATGCACTGCTCGGCGAACCTGGGCGAAAACGGCGATACGGCGCTCTTCTTCGGCTTGTCGGGCACGGGCAAAACCACGCTTTCGTCGGATCCCACGCGCTATCTCATCGGCGACGATGAACACGGTTGGTCGCCCAAGGGCGTTTTCAACTTTGAAGGTGGGTGCTACGCCAAGGTGATTCGCCTTTCGCCCACGGGTGAACCGGAAATTTACGCCGCGACTCTGCAATATGGCTCGATTATGGAAAACGTGGTGCTCGACCCCATCACGCGCGAACCGCTTTTTGACGACGACAGCATCACCGAAAACACGCGCAGTTCCTACCCGCTCACAGCGGTACCCAAGCATGTGCCCGGCGGGCAAGGGCGTCATCCCGAACACATCTTCTTCCTCTCCGCGGACGCCTTTGGCGTGTTGCCGCCCATCGCCCGCCTGACACCTGAACAAGCGATGTACTACTTCATCTCAGGCTACACCGCCAAAGTGGCCGGCACTGAACGGGGCATTACCGAGCCACAAGCCACTTTCAGCGAATGCTTTGGCGCGCCCTTCCTGCCGCGCAACCCAACCGTGTACGCCAAAATGCTGGGCGAGTTGATGACCAAGCACAACGCCAAGGTGTGGCTGGTCAACACAGGTTGGACGGGCGGTCCCTACGGCGTGGGGCGGCGCATGAAACTGGACTACACCCGCGCGATGGTGCGCGCCGCGTTGAACAACCGCCTGAACGATGTGGAAACCGTGGAAGACCCCATTTTCGGGTTGCACATCCCTGTGAGCGTGCCGGATGTCCCCGATGAGGTGCTGGTGCCGCGCAACACCTGGGCGGACAAAGAAGCCTACGACGCCAAAGCCCGCGAGTTGGCGCGCCTCTTCCGCGAAAACTTCAAGAAGTACGAAGCCGAGGTGGACGAAGCGGTACTTGCGGCAGGTCCCAAGTCCGCATAA
- the argF gene encoding ornithine carbamoyltransferase produces the protein MRHFLDISSLTRDEFFHLLTLSRRLKEEYKTYGANPPILQGKILGMIFQKPSLRTRVSFDVAMLHLGGQALYLSPNEIQLGKRESVPDVARVMGRYVHAIMARVFAHSDVETLAAYAGVPVINGLSDYSHPCQALADYLTMWERWGTFEGKTLAWVGDGNNVLHSLLHAAPLAGVRVQIATPEGYEPDAATVENARAAGVDVLLTHDPREAVRGADAIYTDVWTSMGQEAEYAERVKVFTPYQVNSDLVAASGNPDVIVMHCLPAHRGEEITDDVADGPHSVLWDQAENRLHAQKGLLVWLLTEVN, from the coding sequence ATGCGGCACTTTCTGGACATTTCGAGCCTGACACGCGACGAATTTTTCCATCTGCTCACCCTTTCACGTCGTCTCAAAGAAGAATACAAAACGTACGGCGCGAACCCGCCCATTTTGCAGGGCAAAATTCTGGGCATGATTTTCCAGAAGCCCAGCCTGCGCACGCGCGTTTCCTTTGACGTTGCCATGCTGCACCTGGGCGGGCAGGCGCTTTACCTGAGCCCGAACGAAATCCAGTTGGGGAAGCGCGAAAGCGTGCCCGATGTGGCGCGCGTCATGGGGCGCTATGTGCACGCCATCATGGCGCGTGTGTTCGCCCATAGCGATGTGGAAACGCTTGCCGCTTACGCCGGCGTGCCCGTCATCAACGGGCTGTCGGATTACAGCCACCCGTGCCAGGCGCTCGCCGACTACCTGACCATGTGGGAACGCTGGGGAACATTTGAAGGCAAAACACTCGCCTGGGTGGGGGACGGCAACAACGTGCTGCACTCATTGCTCCATGCCGCCCCGCTGGCAGGGGTGCGCGTCCAAATCGCCACGCCCGAAGGCTACGAACCCGACGCCGCCACAGTTGAAAACGCCCGCGCCGCCGGCGTGGACGTGCTGTTGACGCACGACCCGCGCGAAGCCGTGCGCGGTGCAGACGCCATCTACACCGACGTCTGGACCAGCATGGGGCAAGAAGCCGAATACGCCGAGCGCGTCAAGGTCTTTACCCCCTACCAGGTCAACAGCGACCTGGTAGCCGCCAGCGGCAATCCCGATGTGATTGTCATGCACTGCTTGCCGGCGCACCGCGGTGAAGAAATCACCGACGACGTCGCCGACGGTCCCCACTCCGTGTTGTGGGACCAAGCCGAAAACCGCCTGCACGCCCAAAAGGGCTTGCTGGTCTGGTTGCTGACCGAAGTCAACTGA